One window of the Candidatus Eremiobacterota bacterium genome contains the following:
- a CDS encoding adenylate/guanylate cyclase domain-containing protein, with the protein MLSQKGDKKKDKKKLGRAGFLFFCAILIFLFMIAINQWGILASFNSSWWDDLMVNFGKRPPHRNICLLSINRSDTDKYGPFPWNRILYAKVVDFLKEAGAEVIAFDFYMRKEIPSEDREFIRSIRNHGKVILAQPWDYNEMAPEEPPKSFKESGAYFGHVVVTDRKVYRYLPLVYMNPLTDTRKSFDENIYCLSLSLLSVQLFKDYEKEPITTDENGFFSTMQLKDISIPFIKASDEKFPYRMMIDYSGSRRQFIKLGQEWPISIILDEKRSETSKALLETIRNRVKGCIVLIYNSLDPHDTFYTPYSRQAAEDQSDDDQMPGGVIHAFAISSILNNAFTGYNAYFDWLLPLVPLFLGAFIFSRPIKWSIRIFFFCGLCGLWVLICALSFIYFHTLINLYTPLTGLLLLFIALIFYERKQFISYFGQFVSHRLGEEILKDETRAHVGTREVEATIIFADIRGFSTISEKLSPVELTKLMTEYHTEMNKIFDKNRGTILDYLGDAEMVGFGVIDGQKEHALLAIKSGLEMQAAIAGLREKWGLVKGMVFEVGVGICTGPVAEGVVGSDSKAQLVAMGDTTNTAARIQALSKDLDSLVTISDSCYVKVKDEIESDPLKEMPLKGKVQKVMLHRVRAVRPETLKRLEKVIKS; encoded by the coding sequence ATGTTGTCTCAGAAAGGCGATAAAAAAAAGGACAAGAAGAAATTAGGGAGGGCTGGTTTCCTCTTTTTCTGCGCCATATTGATTTTCCTGTTCATGATCGCCATCAATCAATGGGGAATACTTGCCAGCTTTAACTCCTCATGGTGGGACGATCTCATGGTGAATTTCGGGAAAAGACCACCTCACCGCAATATATGCCTTTTATCCATAAACAGGAGTGATACTGATAAATATGGCCCCTTCCCATGGAATCGAATCCTTTATGCAAAAGTGGTGGACTTTCTCAAAGAAGCAGGGGCAGAAGTCATCGCATTTGATTTCTACATGAGAAAAGAGATCCCCAGTGAAGACAGAGAGTTCATAAGATCTATAAGAAATCATGGAAAGGTCATACTTGCGCAGCCCTGGGACTATAATGAAATGGCGCCTGAAGAACCACCAAAAAGCTTCAAGGAAAGCGGCGCTTATTTTGGTCACGTGGTCGTCACGGACAGGAAAGTATACCGCTATCTGCCTCTGGTATATATGAATCCTCTCACAGATACAAGGAAAAGCTTCGATGAGAATATCTACTGCCTCTCACTGAGCCTCCTTTCTGTCCAACTTTTCAAAGACTACGAAAAAGAGCCGATTACAACAGACGAAAACGGTTTCTTTTCAACAATGCAGTTAAAAGATATTTCCATACCATTCATCAAGGCAAGCGATGAAAAATTTCCCTACAGGATGATGATTGATTATTCAGGATCAAGAAGGCAATTTATCAAGCTGGGGCAGGAATGGCCCATAAGCATAATACTCGACGAGAAAAGAAGTGAAACCTCGAAGGCACTTCTGGAAACCATCAGGAACAGGGTAAAGGGTTGCATTGTTCTTATATATAACAGCCTTGACCCCCATGACACCTTTTATACCCCCTACTCAAGACAGGCAGCAGAAGATCAGAGCGATGATGATCAGATGCCAGGTGGCGTTATCCATGCATTTGCCATATCATCCATTCTTAATAATGCTTTTACAGGTTATAATGCCTATTTTGACTGGTTGCTCCCCCTTGTCCCTTTATTTCTCGGGGCATTTATCTTTTCCAGGCCAATAAAATGGAGCATAAGAATCTTTTTTTTCTGCGGTCTCTGCGGTCTATGGGTCCTCATCTGCGCGTTGTCATTCATTTATTTCCATACTCTCATCAATCTTTATACACCCCTCACGGGCCTCCTCCTCCTCTTCATCGCCCTCATCTTTTATGAGCGCAAGCAGTTCATCTCCTACTTCGGGCAGTTTGTCTCACACCGCCTCGGCGAGGAGATCCTCAAGGACGAGACAAGGGCTCACGTGGGAACCCGCGAGGTCGAGGCCACCATCATCTTCGCCGATATCAGGGGCTTCTCCACCATCTCCGAGAAGCTCTCACCCGTTGAGCTCACGAAGCTGATGACGGAATACCACACGGAGATGAACAAGATCTTCGATAAAAACAGGGGCACCATCCTGGACTACCTGGGCGATGCCGAGATGGTGGGATTCGGCGTTATCGACGGGCAGAAGGAGCATGCGCTGCTCGCCATCAAGTCGGGCCTCGAGATGCAGGCTGCAATCGCCGGGCTCCGCGAGAAGTGGGGCCTTGTCAAGGGCATGGTTTTCGAGGTGGGGGTGGGCATCTGCACAGGGCCCGTGGCCGAGGGCGTCGTGGGCAGTGACAGCAAGGCGCAGCTCGTGGCGATGGGCGACACGACCAACACGGCGGCACGCATCCAGGCCCTCTCGAAGGACCTCGACAGCCTGGTGACCATCAGCGACAGCTGTTACGTGAAGGTGAAGGACGAGATCGAGAGCGATCCCCTCAAGGAGATGCCCCTCAAGGGGAAAGTGCAGAAGGTGATGCTCCACCGTGTAAGGGCTGTCAGGCCCGAGACCCTCAAGCGCCTGGAAAAAGTGATAAAGAGCTGA